One genomic window of Mycolicibacterium neoaurum includes the following:
- a CDS encoding ArsA family ATPase, translating into MSADGTAEPARICLFVGKGGVGKSTLATATAVRAARSGARVLIVSTDQAHSTGDVLGVAVEPTGTRTTTRVLTDLDAGPTDVGGSLDALALDTLSLLEARWREIAGVLAGRFPHSDLGSVAPEELSALPGIQEVLGLHEVAELADSGHWDEVVVDCASTADALRMLTLPATFNLYLERSWPRHRRLSLSPADLGSAAMLMLVERIAEGTERLSTLLADNARVGAHLVLTAERVVAAEAARTLGSLALMGVKVTELLVNQVLLQDDSYEYQNLPAHPAFDWYTERIAEQRGVLDELERSIGDVALVLVPHLAGEPIGPKALGELLDAARRRDGSAPPGPLRPVVDRESGSGLEAVYRMRLELPQVDPGSLRLGRVDDDLVIGSGGMRRRVRLASVLRRCIVIDANLRAGVLTVRFRPNPEVWPT; encoded by the coding sequence CTGAGTGCAGATGGCACCGCCGAACCCGCCCGGATCTGCCTGTTCGTCGGCAAGGGAGGGGTAGGCAAATCGACGTTGGCCACGGCCACCGCGGTGCGTGCTGCCCGGAGCGGGGCGCGGGTGTTGATCGTGTCCACCGATCAGGCGCACTCGACCGGTGATGTGCTCGGAGTTGCCGTCGAACCGACCGGCACGCGCACAACCACCCGCGTCCTGACCGATCTGGATGCCGGGCCCACCGATGTGGGCGGCTCCCTCGATGCGCTGGCCTTGGACACCCTGTCCCTGCTTGAGGCGCGGTGGCGAGAGATCGCCGGCGTGCTGGCCGGTAGGTTCCCGCATTCCGATCTGGGAAGCGTTGCCCCGGAAGAACTTTCCGCCCTGCCGGGGATCCAGGAGGTGCTCGGTCTGCACGAGGTCGCCGAACTGGCCGACTCCGGACACTGGGACGAGGTGGTGGTCGACTGTGCCTCCACCGCTGACGCGTTGCGGATGCTGACCCTGCCCGCGACGTTCAACCTCTATCTTGAGCGCAGCTGGCCACGGCACCGCAGGCTGTCGCTGTCACCTGCGGACCTGGGTTCGGCGGCGATGCTGATGCTGGTGGAGCGGATTGCCGAGGGGACCGAACGGCTGTCGACGCTGCTCGCCGACAATGCCCGGGTTGGTGCGCACCTGGTGCTGACCGCGGAGCGGGTCGTGGCCGCCGAGGCGGCCCGAACCCTCGGATCGCTGGCATTGATGGGTGTCAAGGTCACCGAACTGCTGGTGAATCAAGTTCTGCTGCAGGATGATTCCTACGAGTATCAGAACCTGCCCGCGCACCCGGCCTTCGATTGGTACACCGAGCGCATCGCCGAGCAGCGCGGCGTGCTCGACGAACTGGAACGTTCGATCGGCGATGTGGCGCTGGTGCTGGTGCCACATCTGGCCGGTGAGCCGATCGGTCCCAAGGCGCTCGGCGAGCTGCTCGACGCGGCACGTCGCCGTGATGGCTCGGCGCCGCCGGGACCGCTGCGACCGGTCGTCGATCGCGAGTCGGGGTCCGGCTTGGAGGCCGTCTATCGGATGCGGTTAGAGTTGCCGCAGGTCGATCCCGGCTCGCTGCGGCTGGGGCGGGTCGACGACGACCTTGTGATCGGCTCCGGGGGTATGCGGCGTCGGGTGCGGCTGGCATCGGTGTTGCGGCGCTGCATCGTGATCGATGCGAATCTGCGGGCCGGCGTGCTGACCGTGCGTTTTCGACCCAATCCGGAGGTGTGGCCGACATGA
- a CDS encoding SRPBCC family protein: MAEKTAQTIHIAADPSTVMDVIADISSYPEWVAEYKEAEVLERDDAGNPKTARLMLDAAVLKDTMVLTYQWPADRKSVTWTLVSSSLLRALEGAYRLAPKGSGTDVTYELSVDLMIPMIGLLKRKAERRLTDTALKDLKKRVEVAVN, encoded by the coding sequence GTGGCGGAGAAGACGGCGCAGACCATCCATATCGCGGCCGATCCCTCGACGGTGATGGACGTCATCGCGGATATCAGCTCGTACCCGGAGTGGGTTGCCGAGTACAAGGAAGCCGAGGTGCTCGAGCGCGACGACGCCGGCAACCCGAAGACGGCCCGGCTGATGCTCGACGCCGCGGTGCTCAAGGACACCATGGTGCTGACCTATCAGTGGCCCGCCGATCGCAAATCCGTCACCTGGACGCTGGTGTCCAGTTCGTTGTTGCGTGCGCTGGAAGGCGCATATCGATTGGCGCCCAAGGGTTCTGGTACCGACGTGACCTATGAGCTCTCCGTTGACCTGATGATCCCCATGATCGGACTGCTCAAACGCAAGGCCGAGCGGCGGCTCACCGACACTGCGCTCAAGGACCTCAAGAAGCGAGTCGAGGTGGCAGTGAACTGA
- a CDS encoding polyketide cyclase / dehydrase and lipid transport: MNSVQIADETFVCADPAEVGRAVADASSWRRWWPDLVLTVVEDRGPAGQRWTVAGALTGTMEVWLEPMMDGVLLHYFLHAEPTGVTGHDLARMNLAALNHARRVAGKKMSFEVKARLEADRPVGVSRLA, translated from the coding sequence ATGAACAGCGTCCAGATCGCCGATGAGACCTTTGTGTGTGCCGATCCCGCCGAGGTCGGTCGCGCCGTCGCCGATGCGTCCAGCTGGCGGCGGTGGTGGCCGGATCTCGTACTCACCGTGGTCGAGGACCGCGGCCCCGCAGGTCAGCGCTGGACGGTCGCCGGCGCGTTGACCGGCACCATGGAGGTGTGGCTGGAGCCCATGATGGACGGCGTTCTGCTGCACTACTTCCTGCATGCCGAGCCCACCGGTGTCACCGGCCACGACCTGGCCCGGATGAATCTCGCTGCGCTGAACCATGCGCGCCGGGTGGCGGGCAAGAAGATGTCCTTCGAGGTCAAGGCTCGGCTGGAGGCCGACCGGCCGGTGGGAGTGTCGCGGCTGGCCTGA
- a CDS encoding long-chain fatty acid--CoA ligase: MREFSVPASFEIAEYDSVVSSVYTHERDDPDHVILQRQVDGAWTDVTCAQAAKQIRSVALGLIAHDVAPGDRVAILSATRYEWAIIDFAILSVGAVTVPIYETSSPEQIKHVLKDSGAVLVFAETAAHAERVEHQADELPGVRAVLRIDNPDAPALQVLAEAGKDVDPGLLDARVAAVKSSDPATLIYTSGTTGLPKGCQLTHSNLLYEIRGAKAAFPTLLRKGERLLVFLPLAHVLARAITIAAFANKVTLGFTSDIKNLVPMFGVFKPTLVVSVPRVFEKVYNTAEQNARNDGKGRIFEIAADTAIEYSKAQDSSGGPGLVLRLKHAVFDKLVYGKLRAALGGNCHAAISGGAPLGARLGHFYRGVGLTIYEGYGLTESSAAVTANQVGDMLVGSVGKLLPGNSMRLADDDELLLKGGVVFSGYWNNEQATADAFTDGWFHTGDLGAIDANGFLTIIGRKKEIIVTAGGKNVAPAVLEDRLRAHPLISQAMAVGDAQPFIAALITIDPEAFEGWKDRNGKGASATVADLTEDPDLIAEVELAVKDANQVVSKAEAIRTFRILPVDFTEDTGELTPTLKVKRKVVVEKFAAQIAAIYS, encoded by the coding sequence GTGCGTGAGTTCTCCGTTCCGGCTTCGTTCGAGATCGCCGAATACGACAGCGTCGTCAGCTCGGTCTACACCCATGAACGCGACGATCCCGACCACGTCATCCTGCAACGACAGGTCGACGGCGCCTGGACCGACGTCACCTGCGCCCAGGCCGCGAAGCAGATCCGGTCGGTGGCTCTCGGCCTGATCGCCCATGATGTCGCCCCGGGCGACCGGGTGGCCATCCTGTCGGCCACCCGTTACGAATGGGCGATCATCGACTTCGCGATCCTGTCCGTCGGTGCGGTCACCGTCCCGATCTATGAGACCTCCTCCCCCGAGCAGATCAAGCACGTGCTCAAGGATTCGGGTGCGGTGCTGGTGTTCGCCGAGACGGCGGCGCACGCCGAGCGCGTGGAGCACCAGGCCGACGAGCTTCCCGGGGTACGCGCGGTGCTGCGCATCGACAATCCCGATGCCCCGGCCCTGCAGGTCCTCGCCGAGGCCGGAAAGGATGTCGACCCCGGTCTGCTCGACGCCCGCGTCGCCGCCGTCAAATCCAGCGATCCCGCCACGCTGATCTACACCTCGGGCACCACCGGTCTGCCCAAGGGTTGCCAGCTGACGCATTCCAACCTGCTCTACGAGATCCGCGGCGCCAAGGCCGCCTTCCCGACACTGCTGCGCAAGGGCGAACGCCTGTTGGTGTTCCTGCCACTGGCGCACGTGCTGGCCCGCGCCATCACCATCGCCGCGTTCGCCAACAAGGTGACCCTCGGCTTCACCAGCGATATCAAGAATCTGGTGCCGATGTTCGGGGTGTTCAAGCCGACCCTGGTGGTGTCGGTCCCGCGGGTGTTCGAGAAGGTCTACAACACCGCCGAGCAGAACGCGCGCAACGACGGCAAGGGCCGCATCTTCGAGATCGCCGCCGATACCGCCATCGAGTACAGCAAGGCCCAGGACAGCAGCGGCGGCCCCGGGTTGGTGCTGCGGCTCAAGCACGCGGTGTTCGACAAGCTGGTCTACGGCAAGCTGCGCGCCGCGCTCGGCGGCAACTGTCATGCCGCCATCTCCGGCGGGGCACCGCTGGGCGCCCGGCTCGGACACTTCTACCGTGGCGTCGGATTGACCATCTACGAGGGTTACGGCCTCACCGAGAGCAGCGCCGCCGTCACCGCCAACCAGGTCGGCGACATGTTGGTCGGTTCGGTCGGAAAGCTGTTGCCCGGCAACAGCATGCGTCTGGCCGACGATGACGAGCTGCTGCTCAAAGGCGGTGTGGTCTTCAGCGGCTACTGGAACAACGAGCAGGCCACCGCGGACGCGTTCACCGACGGCTGGTTCCACACCGGCGATCTGGGCGCCATCGACGCCAACGGATTCCTGACGATCATCGGCCGCAAGAAGGAGATCATCGTCACCGCAGGCGGTAAGAACGTGGCTCCCGCGGTGCTGGAGGACCGGCTGCGGGCGCACCCGCTGATCAGCCAGGCCATGGCCGTCGGCGACGCCCAGCCGTTCATCGCCGCGTTGATCACCATCGATCCCGAGGCCTTCGAGGGGTGGAAGGACCGCAATGGCAAGGGTGCGTCGGCCACCGTCGCCGACCTGACCGAGGACCCGGACCTGATCGCCGAGGTGGAGTTGGCGGTCAAGGATGCCAACCAGGTGGTCTCCAAGGCGGAGGCCATCCGGACCTTCCGCATCCTGCCGGTCGACTTCACCGAGGACACCGGCGAGCTGACGCCCACGCTGAAGGTCAAGCGCAAGGTGGTCGTCGAGAAGTTCGCCGCACAGATCGCGGCGATCTACAGCTGA
- a CDS encoding glycosyltransferase family 4 protein, protein MTRVLLLTNDFPPRRGGIQSYLEAFVGELLHAGTHDLTVYAPTWKDCAEYDRRAADAGYRVVRHRSTLMLPEPTVAGRMRDLIDEHAIDTVWFGAAAPLALLGPLARRAGAGRIVASTHGHEVGWSMLPVARSALRRIGEDADVVTYVSDYTRARFAAAFGPRACLERLSPGVDIDRFAPDSVARAELRARYGLGGRPVVLCLSRLVPRKGQDMLIRAFDQIRRRVPGAALVIVGGGPYRADLEKLARRVGVTEDVIFTGGVPAAELAAHHAMADVFAMPCRTRGAGLDVEGLGIVYLEASASGVPVVAGRSGGAPETVRDGETGWVVDGTDVDAIATAVGDLLADPRTAARMGAAGRDWVVANWQWHTQGARLTRFLG, encoded by the coding sequence ATGACCCGGGTCCTGTTGCTGACCAACGACTTTCCGCCGCGCCGCGGTGGTATCCAGTCCTACCTGGAGGCGTTCGTCGGCGAACTGCTCCACGCCGGGACACATGACCTCACGGTGTATGCGCCGACGTGGAAGGACTGCGCCGAATACGACCGGCGGGCGGCCGATGCCGGATACCGCGTCGTACGCCACCGCAGCACGCTGATGCTGCCCGAGCCGACGGTGGCCGGCCGGATGCGCGATCTGATCGACGAACACGCCATCGACACGGTGTGGTTCGGTGCGGCGGCCCCACTGGCACTGCTGGGACCGTTGGCCCGCCGGGCCGGAGCGGGTCGCATCGTGGCCAGCACCCATGGCCACGAGGTGGGGTGGTCGATGCTCCCGGTGGCGCGTTCGGCTCTGCGCCGCATCGGGGAGGACGCCGACGTGGTGACCTACGTCAGCGACTACACCCGCGCCCGATTCGCCGCCGCGTTCGGTCCTCGCGCGTGTCTGGAGCGGTTGTCCCCGGGTGTGGACATCGATCGGTTCGCCCCCGACAGCGTCGCGCGCGCCGAACTGCGGGCCCGGTACGGATTGGGTGGTCGGCCCGTGGTGCTGTGCCTGTCGCGGCTGGTACCGCGCAAGGGGCAGGACATGCTGATCCGCGCATTCGACCAGATCCGCCGTCGGGTTCCCGGCGCGGCGCTGGTGATCGTCGGCGGCGGTCCGTATCGCGCGGACCTGGAGAAGTTGGCGCGTCGGGTCGGCGTGACCGAGGACGTGATCTTCACCGGCGGGGTGCCGGCGGCTGAACTGGCGGCCCATCATGCGATGGCCGATGTCTTCGCCATGCCGTGCCGCACCCGCGGCGCCGGTCTGGATGTCGAGGGGCTCGGCATCGTCTACCTCGAGGCCTCCGCCAGCGGGGTGCCGGTGGTGGCCGGGCGGTCCGGCGGTGCCCCCGAGACGGTCCGCGACGGTGAGACCGGCTGGGTCGTCGACGGCACCGATGTGGACGCCATCGCCACCGCGGTCGGGGATCTACTGGCCGACCCGAGGACCGCGGCCCGGATGGGTGCGGCCGGGCGTGACTGGGTGGTGGCCAACTGGCAGTGGCACACCCAGGGCGCCCGGCTCACCCGGTTCCTCGGCTGA
- a CDS encoding peptidase — translation MPPPSASPSWLPRSTTPPSTTCAGTDQLKLVRRGAPATRLAIVAVAGAVLLAGCQTASPPAPVGSDATVSTIATSAATAGTTSIALPDGRTGALRGVGGPRSQPLIDRIAVELPGAVDAVTAFWGPDWPREIVVVVTESDEQFRVLAHGSGDVAAATTAEGMVFAPGAADMGATALRIVVRHELFHYAARAQTVASAPLWLTEGVADYVGRPAQPPPPGGARLAQLPTDADLQTAGPARSDAYDRAWWFSRFVAERYGAPALKALYLRACGAGHPDAATAVRETLGADLDEVVAQWRAWLTR, via the coding sequence ATGCCTCCACCTTCGGCCAGCCCGTCGTGGTTGCCCCGGTCAACAACGCCCCCATCTACAACGTGCGCCGGTACTGATCAGCTGAAGCTCGTTCGTCGCGGCGCCCCCGCTACTCGCCTTGCCATCGTTGCCGTTGCCGGCGCGGTGCTGCTCGCCGGTTGCCAGACTGCGTCGCCACCGGCACCGGTCGGTTCTGACGCCACCGTCTCGACCATTGCTACGTCGGCGGCGACAGCCGGTACGACGTCGATTGCGTTGCCTGACGGCCGCACCGGCGCGCTACGCGGAGTCGGTGGTCCGCGCAGTCAGCCGCTGATCGATCGGATCGCGGTGGAGTTGCCCGGCGCGGTGGATGCCGTCACCGCATTCTGGGGACCGGACTGGCCCCGCGAGATCGTCGTCGTGGTGACCGAATCGGATGAGCAGTTCCGGGTGCTCGCCCACGGCAGCGGAGATGTCGCCGCCGCCACCACCGCCGAGGGCATGGTGTTCGCTCCCGGCGCCGCCGATATGGGCGCCACTGCGCTGCGCATCGTGGTCCGCCACGAGCTGTTCCACTATGCGGCGCGTGCACAGACGGTCGCCAGTGCTCCACTGTGGTTGACCGAGGGGGTCGCGGACTACGTCGGTCGCCCGGCCCAACCGCCACCGCCAGGTGGCGCGCGACTGGCGCAGCTGCCCACGGATGCCGACCTGCAGACCGCCGGGCCTGCGCGTTCGGACGCCTACGACCGGGCCTGGTGGTTCAGCCGGTTCGTCGCCGAGCGGTACGGTGCCCCGGCGCTCAAAGCGCTCTACCTGCGGGCCTGCGGGGCCGGGCATCCCGACGCAGCGACCGCCGTGCGGGAGACCCTTGGCGCCGATCTGGATGAGGTGGTGGCGCAGTGGCGTGCCTGGTTGACCCGATAA
- the ripC gene encoding peptidoglycan hydrolase RipC, with protein sequence MRPDFSDRRKRGVKRALIGALTGLTILGGSLATGVHADPAEDALAKLNELSHQAEIATENMHAAQLDLDEKLAAQAAAEEKHNADLAAADAAKADLAKFQTSVNNIAAAQYMGGRTDGLDAMLTASSPQVLIDQLAVQRVMATEMSAQMQNFKQTSALAAQAESASARSAADAKTAAEQAAAVRADLQSKQSKLQVEIAIVKSQYERLTPAQRETLAAIPPVPEGVVPPAPAPLPADDPGVLAAPPAGIPPGDIAPPAAAPGSGGGSVAVQAALTRIGSPYSWGAEGPGAFDCSGLVKWAFGQAGISLPHSSYALAAGGQPVSTDQMQPGDVVSYYSDASHVGIYIGNGMMVHASTFGQPVVVAPVNNAPIYNVRRY encoded by the coding sequence TTGAGGCCTGATTTCTCGGACCGGCGTAAGCGTGGCGTAAAGCGAGCCCTCATCGGTGCGTTGACGGGCCTGACCATCCTCGGTGGATCGCTGGCGACCGGCGTGCATGCCGACCCCGCCGAGGACGCGCTGGCAAAGCTGAACGAGTTGTCTCATCAGGCCGAGATCGCCACCGAGAACATGCATGCCGCGCAGCTCGATCTCGACGAGAAGCTGGCGGCGCAGGCCGCCGCCGAAGAAAAGCACAACGCCGACCTCGCCGCCGCCGATGCCGCGAAGGCCGACCTGGCAAAGTTCCAGACCTCGGTCAACAACATTGCTGCCGCGCAGTACATGGGTGGCCGCACCGATGGGCTGGACGCCATGCTGACGGCGAGCTCGCCGCAGGTGCTCATCGACCAGCTCGCCGTGCAGCGAGTGATGGCCACCGAGATGTCGGCCCAGATGCAGAACTTCAAGCAGACCAGCGCGCTGGCCGCACAGGCCGAATCCGCCTCGGCGCGCTCGGCAGCCGATGCCAAGACCGCCGCCGAGCAGGCTGCCGCGGTGCGCGCCGATCTGCAATCCAAGCAAAGCAAGCTGCAGGTCGAGATCGCCATCGTCAAGTCGCAGTACGAGCGGCTCACCCCCGCCCAGCGCGAGACCCTGGCCGCGATCCCACCGGTCCCCGAGGGTGTCGTGCCTCCCGCCCCGGCACCGTTGCCCGCAGACGATCCCGGTGTGCTGGCAGCACCGCCCGCGGGTATCCCGCCAGGTGATATCGCCCCGCCGGCCGCCGCGCCGGGTTCCGGCGGTGGCTCGGTCGCCGTGCAGGCCGCCTTGACGCGGATCGGTTCGCCGTATTCGTGGGGTGCCGAGGGCCCCGGAGCCTTCGACTGCTCCGGTCTGGTCAAGTGGGCCTTCGGTCAGGCGGGTATATCGCTGCCGCACTCCAGCTACGCCCTGGCCGCCGGTGGTCAACCGGTGTCCACCGATCAGATGCAGCCCGGTGACGTCGTCTCCTACTACTCCGACGCCTCGCATGTCGGGATCTACATCGGCAACGGCATGATGGTGCATGCCTCCACCTTCGGCCAGCCCGTCGTGGTTGCCCCGGTCAACAACGCCCCCATCTACAACGTGCGCCGGTACTGA